The sequence TCTACATTGCCttactataaatatttaattaaacagtGTGTTTTAATTCAGATGACTATATTATAaagataaatataataaaataaaataaaataaaatataggaACAATAATACCTACAAATATCATTAACTATTAATGTATTGTCCAGAGCAACGTGTATTGTGATTGAACTCCATTCATCGTATATAACTAATTTTCTGCAAATTATGATTTAATGATACATCAAGTTTTACAGTTGAAAGcaattgaaatatataaaaaaaaaaatatgtacttTAACACTTGTGCTATCGTATTAGGACCAAACCATTGTCCAACTTCTTTCCCTTCCGAAGCTCCCATTGATGCAATTTGATGAATAGAAAAAGGGGCAGTTCTTCTGTCTTCAAAACGTTCCAAAATTTTCAGGTACGTACTATTTCTAGTTTCTGGTGTCCATTGCCAATCTTTACCTATTTTTATACACTTGTGCTATTAAATTAGAACTGTAATACGTATGATGGGTGCAAAATTAAACAGAACACAAATGTAcctaaatgtaatataattaaagcATGTCCAAGGACCATCTGTCCGCATCTTAACATACAGCCCCAACCTTTATCAGATGTAAATGTGGACGTGTAACCACCGATTGGTACAAAACCCTTACGATAAGTAAACCACAATTTGGACCTTATATCCCTACGAATTGCGTCGAGTTCTGAAATTTAAGATCTTACACACCCAATTTATTAAACATCTTTTCATTGTAATTCTTCAGTAAACCTTTTATGGCACTGTATTTTTTTCCAAGAATCCAAACTGGTTCATCTGTTTGCGGTATATCCTCTGGTTCGTCTGAAATATTCTGTGTGAAAAGGCTATCCATTTTCATAGATTTTCTAAATACTATCTATATATGTTGTTTCAAGTCCTTCAATATATCATAAAGATGAATTGTTTTGTTGTgctataaatataaaaaaaagaaagtacaGTCCTTtcgatatatatatttacGTATGTATATAAGAAAAAACAGTGGTTGGAGTAAGATTAAGCTTTTATACATAAATGTACatgtacaaaaaaaaaggaagaaaacaaagaaatgaataatgatCCTTGATGTATACAATACCAAAATACCGACCACCTTCGACTTGGAAGAATAGCATTGGTCATTGCTCGTAGAGCAAagatttcattatttttataaacgaCGAATACAGTGTTGTTATTTCACTctacaagaatattaacaatatcatgataATAGCAACACAGCTGATTAATATGAATCTTGAAGATAGCGCAATGATCGAGGAAAGCGTGAATTCTTATGAATCGCAATACTTAAGTAGCACATTCATAAATAATACGTATAAAATGTATGTTATTTCGActaaaaacaatttatttaaaaaaagatgaCCCGTTAAATGTCTTCCTATGTCAAATTCAGCACATATTGATACcctatattttacattttttagtAGGGTATTACCTTTTTTTTACGCTAGATGGCATACAGCTTCGCATCAGGTAAACTTATGCATATGACCACGTGCATTGTATGTACCCCTATGCTCTTTAACTTACAGGTGCTTTATTATTCTTTTGAATCAACTGACAATTGACCacttttatcaatttaaacaACTTAATTACAATGATTATACATTAGTAAAAagattatacatatatcttaTATTTCTATCAATAcaattgatttatttcaaaagtttttaaattttcacttatctatttttgaaaaagtCAAGTCTtacataaaagtattattattattagtaaaaACATTATTACAAATGCGTATGCAAAGAATTTTATGATATacgtacatatatgtataacaaACCATTTTATAGGGTGTAATGAATTTTAACGATGGTAACACGATCAATCgaaaacgaaaaaatatttacaaattattgCATGGTACTGGCATTGCATAATATTCGAGCCACGACAAGAACAACAGAGTACTCTGATTGGTGCTTTACAAAGAACAATTTCCCGTCACCTATATGGCTCAACTTCTACCTGCATGTACAGCAGTACTTATCCGTGTATTGCGATCAGTCGCTCTTCGGTCGTTGCTTTCGAACTTCCAACTGTTTCAgatgtttctattttttatatttttacaatataataattatcacCTATAACAACTTAACTTTATTATCGAGAATTTTTTTAGTAAATGTGATAACGCGACAACATATACAGTTCTGTGACACTAATGAATTTCATCGGAAAGATTAACAATTGTAAGTGAAtatccaaattttattttttcgaaTTATACTttagatatttaaataaattagctATTGAAATATTACAGTAGTACATTGTATGTTAATAAGGCTCTGAATGAATGCAAATTTGATTCTAGATCGAATGccattgattttttttttcataaatgaaATTCCTTGTGACATTGCTTTCTTTTATCAACTGGATttccttgaaattttttatatgaATTGTAACGCATTATTAATGATCAAATTCAAGTACTTCTTGTATATTTAGTTGCGAAATCATTGACAACCTGTAACATCTAATAGCCTTTTAAATAGCACATCAGAAAAAAGTgtaacattaaaaataatagcaTTTGTTATCGAAGAAAAATCATTAACTGTACCGTCTGAATTCGTGAAATGACTGACCTTGGttcgtaaataatttttaaagtttctCATTCTTTCGTTATCGACAGATTCAACAAATCGCTCGAGCAACTTCCGATTACGTGATTTGCATATATGCAACTGCAATCACATGCGGTGGAACGAACTCGGAcgcataaaattttattgtaatttctGCTCGATTTTCCTTTTATCGTGTCTAGCTGTATATTTTAACACAAAAGAAGATTTATAAATAGTATATTAGTAAGCGAATCAgcattgatttaaaaaatgtttaattttttattgatttaccgaaatttaatttcgttgTCGTGACTATCTATCTGTATAGTCggaattattttctatttgctGATACAGTTTTGCTGCGCTAACTGGATTAATAAGcttaataaatataatcatTTAATTCTGTTTGACATGATAAGGCAATTTGATATTAGccgaaagaaaattcttttctttcgagAGATAAAATAGTTCATTTCGAGTTGGGACTCGATTAGTTTGCGAGTGTATTCGGGAAAAACTATGAATACTATACATATACGTCACACGTCGACAAGTGACTCTCGCTTATCTACTTTTTCTGTCAACAGAACCACATGGCCCGACTACTTACTTATGTCAGCTTAAAATCAAAGTTAACTACTAATTCCAATAATTCTCACATTTATCACAGTCACTCCGGACTCCGGTGTACAGTTCTAAAGAATGAATAAAAGAATTGACAAGTGTAACGACAATAGTTTCAAAACTGATTTTAAATGGCGGCATACTTACTTacgtatttaaaaaatatagatcCAATGAACTTTGtcaactttctttttttagatCGCTCAATTAGAAAGTCGCGAAACGTGTTGACAGTTTACAAAATTCTTCGTTGCCGCAAGCGAATCTTGCGAATCTCGTCGAACTTCTCGTCGTCGGAATAACGGAACAGGTGTTTAAAATAAACTGTGAATTGtacaaaataagaaaagttACACTCTTTTAACTGCTTTAATTTATGACAAGTCCGTGGTAGTAAAAAGAATTTACGAGACCATTGTTTATATCAGCACGTTGAAGAATTTCAAGCGCCAGGTTAATCGCGTTAAGTGCACGTATAATAGACAAGTGTTGCTTGTCGCGTAGagaaaatattgttaaatTCCCTATGGATACCAGTATTCTCGAGAAACTAATTTCTTCTTCAGACGAGGTATTAGGaaagattaataatttttaaattataaaagttaattaaagaATGTCTTGGATAAAAGTACGAAAGGAATAAAGTCAAAAAATTTGTAACTGTATCAGTGTAGTCTGTGTTGCCCTCTACCTATTGAACGAGAagaatgaatttaaaattgcGAGTAGTATACTTTTTTTAATACTGTATAAATTGATTGCTGTTATTTTATGTGAGTACATTGGAGTCTGCTTAAAGTACATACATTCAGTACTTTCTACTTTCGTAGTCTTATTAGGTcactgctgctgctgctgctagATTCCTTCTCCGGTATCGTTACTCGTAAATAATATGCTCAGAATacgataaatttttataataaatgtaattgaataatataaaattattatacactGGTGATTCTAACAATAAGCTACAAGTAAGTAAACTTATCGACAATAATTCCGCGCGTAATTTGAATTTCGTAACTATTTAACGAGTTCGCAAAGTAGATTTCTCTAAGTCTGTAATTGAAATTAGTGACCTTTCAGGAAACGATGAAGGGAAAGAAATCCTCGGTCGAGTCAGCCAAGGACACCGAATACGGAACGTGAGTGTTGCACTTTTCCTATGAGGATTTATAACGtcgtatttcaatttaattttccgaTAAATATCATTGATATTACTTGaattattctttaattttcgcAATAGTATTCGACGTTTTAAGATGGATATTAatctattttttgtttttaatctTTTAGGGTCAAATACGAGGATGAAATGGCATCATCCTGGAGGTTTTGGAAGAAACGACGACACGTAGTTGGCGCATTAGCATTTTTAGGATTTTTCACTTCCTATATTCTTCGAGTTAATTTAAGCGTAGCTATTGTTGCAATGGTAAAAGCGGAAGTTCGGAAAGTCGATGAAAACGGAAACGTTTATTACGTAAGCGAAGGAAttttacttacaattagtaaaaAACTTTTTCTAGCATTTCTGATGATTAATATATGTACCTTCGAAATCAGATGAAGATTATAATAGTTCTTTATCAAGAGACGAACtaaattatttgattttaacatagttatgataataataataataataatgatatcctCTTTCAGATAAGAAAGTCAACTCGTGTAGTAGTTGTATCTAAAATCGATTTCAACGATGAAGAGGAGTTAATATACGAGAAAGtactgaaatttattatttacaggAAAAAGAATTCGACTGGGATTCGCAAATGCAAGGAGTACTTCtaagttcctttttttacgGATATATATGCACACAATTAATTGGAGGATGGCTTGGAGCACGTATCGGTGGGAAAAGAGTTTTCGGTATTGGAATTGCGATTACAGCCTTTTTTACAATCATCACACCACCACTTGCCAAAATAAgctataatatttttcttgctTTAAGGATAGTAGAAGGAATCTGTGAGGTAAGTTAtactaataattaatcaaattatattttatttatttaaatcttttttatGTAAGAAGAATAAAATAGCAGTAGATAACTTATTAGGGTGTAACATATCCTTGCATACACGCGATATGGTCACATTGGGCGCCTCCATTGGAAAGGTCGAAACTAGCGACCTTCGCATTCTCCGGAAGTTTCTTTGGAACCGTATTTGCCATGCCCGTTGCTGGTTTAATGGTTGAATACCTTGGCTGGGAATCTGTTTTTTACGTTTTTGGAGCAGCGGGTCTAGTTTGGTTCTTTTTATGGTGGATTATCGTAAAGGATAAACCGGAAGAAGATCCGCATATTTCCAAAGCTGAACTGGAATACATTACGTGTAGCCTTGGAGCTTCAAAAACAGAGGGGGTAAGTTCATTTAGGAGAAATTGCATTGAAGGTAacataaattaacaaattatttattgtaacaGAAAATCACACATCCATGGAAATCTATGCTTACATCTCCACCTGTTTGGGCCATTATTGCAGCCCACTTTAGTGAAAACTGGGGCTTTTATACTATGCTCACTCAACTACCAACATTTATGAATGGTTAGTGTAACAACATACTTAACGAGTATTTTCCCGaggtacatacatacgtatacATAATATGTACATGCAAGTTGTATGTATCTGACAATGAGTAATTCATTCTTACTTACAATAGATGTTCTCAACTTCAAGTTGGATAAAACCGGATATTTATCCGCGTTACCGTATCTAGCTATGACAATTGCCGTCCAGTTTTCTGGATACTTGGCAGATTACTTAAGAACGAAGAAAATTTTGACAACCACACAGGTTTGTTGTATAAGTATTTCTACACAGCTTTTAGATATAATTTGTAGAAAATTTTAGGAAATTAAGGTAAATGAatagaatttattatattaacgTTTATACACTGAATAAATTATGTGCATAAAGTATCAGATAATACACTTTTTCTTTTAGGTGcgcaaattatttaattgtgGAGCGtttgtatttcaaacaatattcATGTTATGTGCTGCCTTCATTTTAACGCCGACAGGAGTAGTTACTTGTATTACATTTGGAATTGGTCTTGGCGGTTTTGCTTGGTCCGGTTTTgggtaattttcttttttttattatcaatattcAATTGCACAAAGCTGGTAGTGCATATTTCAAAAGCATAAAAATGAGGAAAACATCGAAATTTGAAATCGTAATTAATAAAGAGcatcgaattaattttttaaattttattttagagtAAATCATTTAGATATTGCTCCTCAGCATGCAAGTGTACTTATGGGAATAGGAAACACTATTGCTACTTTACCTGGTGTTGTTAGTCCACTTATTACAGGATATATTGTTCAAAACAAGGTATAAATCTATgctatattttattcaaaaaccaaatttaatataatataataatatgatataatttaattgtattttatagAGCACTGGTGAATGGCGtgtaattttcataattaccagcgtaatttatttaataggAGCTGTCATATATGGTTTATTTGCATCTGGTGAAAAACAACATTGGgcagaagaaaataaagaaaagaaaagagcaaaacaattttatgaaaatcCTGCAATGGAAGTTGACAATTTATAAcgtgtataataaaataaatgtaataattatcaataatCATTCATCAGGACAACTGACAAATAGAATAT comes from Osmia bicornis bicornis chromosome 4, iOsmBic2.1, whole genome shotgun sequence and encodes:
- the LOC114875160 gene encoding vesicular glutamate transporter 2 isoform X2, whose protein sequence is MKGKKSSVESAKDTEYGTVKYEDEMASSWRFWKKRRHVVGALAFLGFFTSYILRVNLSVAIVAMVKAEVRKVDENGNVYYEKEFDWDSQMQGVLLSSFFYGYICTQLIGGWLGARIGGKRVFGIGIAITAFFTIITPPLAKISYNIFLALRIVEGICEGVTYPCIHAIWSHWAPPLERSKLATFAFSGSFFGTVFAMPVAGLMVEYLGWESVFYVFGAAGLVWFFLWWIIVKDKPEEDPHISKAELEYITCSLGASKTEGKITHPWKSMLTSPPVWAIIAAHFSENWGFYTMLTQLPTFMNDVLNFKLDKTGYLSALPYLAMTIAVQFSGYLADYLRTKKILTTTQVRKLFNCGAFVFQTIFMLCAAFILTPTGVVTCITFGIGLGGFAWSGFGVNHLDIAPQHASVLMGIGNTIATLPGVVSPLITGYIVQNKSTGEWRVIFIITSVIYLIGAVIYGLFASGEKQHWAEENKEKKRAKQFYENPAMEVDNL
- the LOC114875160 gene encoding vesicular glutamate transporter 2 isoform X1 yields the protein MDTSILEKLISSSDELQETMKGKKSSVESAKDTEYGTVKYEDEMASSWRFWKKRRHVVGALAFLGFFTSYILRVNLSVAIVAMVKAEVRKVDENGNVYYEKEFDWDSQMQGVLLSSFFYGYICTQLIGGWLGARIGGKRVFGIGIAITAFFTIITPPLAKISYNIFLALRIVEGICEGVTYPCIHAIWSHWAPPLERSKLATFAFSGSFFGTVFAMPVAGLMVEYLGWESVFYVFGAAGLVWFFLWWIIVKDKPEEDPHISKAELEYITCSLGASKTEGKITHPWKSMLTSPPVWAIIAAHFSENWGFYTMLTQLPTFMNDVLNFKLDKTGYLSALPYLAMTIAVQFSGYLADYLRTKKILTTTQVRKLFNCGAFVFQTIFMLCAAFILTPTGVVTCITFGIGLGGFAWSGFGVNHLDIAPQHASVLMGIGNTIATLPGVVSPLITGYIVQNKSTGEWRVIFIITSVIYLIGAVIYGLFASGEKQHWAEENKEKKRAKQFYENPAMEVDNL